In one Bacillus thuringiensis genomic region, the following are encoded:
- a CDS encoding DUF1653 domain-containing protein: protein MRTFKHFKGAIYKMICTAQHSETNETLVIYQNESGTIFARPYEMFFETIERDGKVIKRFTEIETKDDSK, encoded by the coding sequence ATGAGAACATTCAAACACTTTAAAGGTGCTATTTACAAAATGATATGCACTGCACAGCACTCAGAAACAAATGAAACACTAGTCATATATCAAAATGAGTCTGGTACTATTTTTGCGAGACCTTATGAGATGTTTTTCGAAACAATTGAACGTGATGGAAAGGTAATTAAACGATTTACAGAAATAGAAACAAAAGACGATTCTAAATAG